The sequence TGGGTTAATTCGAGCGATCGAACGGTTTGATATTACCAAAGGTCATGCGTTTAGTTCATTCGCCGTGCCCTACATTCGAGGAGAAATTCAGCATTATTTGCGAGACAAAGGTTCCTCAGTAAAAATTCCTCGTCGTTGGGCTGCTCTTCAGCGGCAAGCTGCTAGCATTATCCAAACATTGCAAGCTCAACTGAATCGCTACCCCACTGATGCTGAGATTGCATCTGCGCTAGATATTTCAGTTCAGGAGTGGCAGGATATTGTTCTGGCTTGCCGCAACCGTGTGCCCTTGAGCTTGGATGCACCCGTGCGTGATGACGGTGAGGATGGAAGTAACTCCTTAGGTGAGCTAGTTCCCGATGGACGCTACCGAAGCTTTCAACTTGCTCAAGAAGATCAAATTCGGCTGCAACAGGCATTGATTCAACTTGAAAAGCGCACTCGCCAAGTTCTGGAGTTTGTGTTTTTGTATGACCTTACTCAAAAGGAAACAGCGGAGCGGCTGGGCATTAGTGCGGTGACGGTGTCTCGCCAAGTTAAGAAGGGCTTGACCCTGCTAAGAAAAATGATGTCGGGTTTTGAAGGGTAGCCGGAGGAGCGTATGGCTCAACTCCCACTCGTAGAAATGGCCCGGCAGGGAGATGAGTGGGCGATCGCGACGCTACTCAACCAACGACTGAAAGCAGCGGGGTATACTGCACGGGTGAGGTTAGAAAATACCTGCCTGCAGGTGATAGTGGAATCGCTGGAGCCACCTAGTCAACGTTCTGCTGTAGCTCTTGTGGGCAATGTGCTCCAACGCCTATCTATAGCCTGGGCAGAAACGATCGTGATTTCAGGCAAGGCCACGACGGTTCAGGCCCCTGTTTGGCAAGAGACCCTCAGCTTTTCACCATTAGCTTCTCAGGCTGTTCACTCTTCATCTGCGTCGTTTGACAACTATTCACCTCCTCATCAGGCGAGCCATCGGGCAATGCACCATTCACCATCACTGACTCAATCGCTATCACCACCAGAGCGATTACGTCTAACTATGCCCCACACCTCTACCGACTTCCTCAAGTTGGGATTCATGGGCTTTTTGACAGTGTATGCGATCGCTGGTCTCACAGCAGAAGACTACAGTGGTGCCTTTACGTTTCTGCACGGGGTAGACCTGATTATTCACGAAGCAGGCCACGTTGTATTCAGCATTGGTCGCATTTTTGGCGAAACCTTCCTAGGGGAATTGATTTACTTTGCCGGAGGGTCACTATTACAAATCATAGTGCCCGCTGCGATTGTGGGTAACTTTTTGCTGTCTGCTCAATACTATGCAGCCGCTGTAGCCCTCTATTGGCTAGCCCAAAATTTCACCGATGTTGCCATCTACATTAAGGATGCCAGCGCCATGGAGTTGCCATTGTTAGCTGAGGGTTTAATTCATGACTGGAACTACATTTTAGGCTCTCTAAATCTGTTGAATTGGGATCAGGCGATCGGTGGCGTTGTGCATTTCATTGGGGTTCTGTTATTTATTACTGCTATCTCATTTGGAGTCTTTTGCGTGATTGGCCAACGGTTTCTCTATCCCCAAACCTCCGCTCGCTTACAGTGAATCTCCGAGGTAGATGCCTAGCCCCCGTGCTGTCTGCACCAGCGTGCCGTTGGGGTCAACAGCGCTATAGTGGGCGATCGCATCAATAATCGGCACATGGACAACTCGGCGTTCTTGCCAACTGACCATGTAGTCATACTTACCTTCGGCAATCAAATCGACTGCTGCTACCCCAAAGGCCGAGGCAATGACTCGATCCAAGGGGGATGGGGTTCCGCCTCGCTGCACATGCCCCAAGGTCGTCACTCGAACATCAGCACTGGTACATTCGGTGATTTGGTCAGCGAGATACTGCCCAATGCCACCGAGACGAGCTTCCCCATGGCGATTCACCTGCTTCACTTGTTGACCATCTTCAGTGCAGACCGCCTCTGCCACCACAATCAGGCAAGAGTTGCGTCCCATCTCATGCAACCGCTGGATAGAGCGACAAACATTGGCGATCGTATAAGGAATTTCAGGAATGAGGATGATATCGGCACCGCCAGCAATGCCCGCACTAATAGCAATGTGCCCGGCATCGCGTCCCATGACTTCTAAAATCATCACGCGGGAATGGCTGGCCGCTGTGAAATGTAGGCGATCGAGAGCTTCTGTAGCAATATTGACGGCTGTGTCTGCGCCAATACAGTGTTCGGTAATCCCCAAATCATTGTCGATCGTTTTGGGTACAGCCACTAAGTTAATGCCACCTCGCTGCGCTAATTTGCGTAAAATTGCGAGGCTGCCATCGCCACCAATGCCAATGAGAGCATCCAGGCCCAGCAGACGATACCCTTCAATAATGTCGTAGGAGCGATCAACGACTCGCCCATCTGCTGTACTAAACGCAAAGGGGTCACCTTTGTTGGTAGTGCCCAGAATTGTGCCGCCCATGGTCAATAGGGAATGGGTGTTTTCAACCGTCAGGGGCAAAATTTCTGGAGGGCGCTGCAACAGACCATGGGTAGCCCGACAAATGCCGATCACTTCCCAACCATAGTGCAAGATGGCATGGCAGGTCACAGCCCGAATGACAGCATTTAGCCCAGCGCAGTCACCACCACTGGTGAGAATGCCAATACGTTTATGTTTGCCCATAGCTCTTACTGTCAATGTGCGATCGTGAAATGGGTAGCACTAAACTGACTCAAAGCTTTGGACATAGGGGTTGACAGCAACGATACTGCCCCACTACTGCTCGTCTAGAACTACCACTTGACTCCGAAGGATGCCTAGGGAGGAACTATACCTTCATTCAAGTTTCAGAGATTACCGGAAAAGGGGACGCTTCTCACCGTTGGTTAATGAATTGCTACGATACACCTGCAAATTTGCCTGTAGCTACAGCAATTAGCCAGGGTTAACAGTTATGGTCATCCGTGTTGTCAATACCTTAGCCCTATCTCAGCCCTACCTATCTCAGCCCTAGTAGCGTTGGGGTTTCTTCAGCAGCTATGGTGGTGATGCGGGTGAATCCCCAAGGTCAACTAGAGCTGGTTGGTCAACTAACCGCCCTCTAGGAGGTAGTTGAGGTTAGTGCACTATTGAGTTGGGTTGGCTGACTAGACTGTGGGTTTGGGTTTCTCGATCGCCGTCAGGTCGGGGTCAAGTCAGGATATAGTCAGAGTTAGCTATACAACATTTGAGCAACTGCGGTAAATCTATTTATGACTGTGACGGCAAACCCTGCACCTCGACTTGCATCTCACGTGGTTAACGGACTGTTAGCCATTAAGCCTTTAGCCAACCTAGCCAAGCACCAAGCCCGTGCCATGATGATTAAGCGGGCAGCAACGATCGGTGTTGATTGGCACCAGGAGGTAGCCGCGTTGCGATCGCGGGGCAGTGATATAGCTTTTTCCCCTGAATGGGAAAGGGATCTAGCAACTATCCAGACTCCTAGCTTCGTCTATCCTGACTACTATCTGCGCTCGTNNNNNNNNNNTGGGCTGGGAACCTGCGATGGAAGTGGAGGTAGCTGCCCATGCGGTTCATGCCCGTATTTGGCCTGATAGCGGTGCCAATGGTGATGCGCGACTACGCCAGAGCTATCACCAGATTCTGAAGCAAGCGATCGCCCCTACGCCCAAGGCCATTCTAGACTTGGGTTGCAGTGTGGGCATGAGCGCATTTGCCTTGCAGGCAGTGTTCCCCCAAGCTCAGATTACGGGATTGGATCTGTCGCCCTATTTTTTGGCCATCGCCAACTACCGTAGTCAGCAGCGACAAAACGCTGGCAGTTGCAATCTTCCGATTCGCTGGGTGCATGGGGCAGCCGAGTCTACCGGACTACCAGAGGCTAGCTTTGACTTGGTATCTGCCTGTTTGCTCTATCACGAGCTGCCCCAATCTGCTGCTCATGCTATCTTGCGAGAGGCACGACGGTTGCTGCGTCCGGGTGGTTATCTAGCAATTATGGATATGAATCCCCGATCGTCCGTCTACGCATCAATGCCGCCCTACATCCTGACATTGCTCAAAAGCACCGAACCCTATCTGGATGAATATTTTGCTCTGGATATAGAGCAAGCCATTCTAGCGGCAGGGTTCCAGCGTCCTGCCATCACACCCAACACACCCCGGCACCGCACGATCGTGGCCCAAGTCAAGTAGCTTCCTTCGCCGCAGGAGCTTTGTTGACCTGTTTCTGAATCAGGCCAAGCCGACCAGCTTGGCGCTCAGTTCCCACATGCGTTCAGCCTTCTCGTCATCGCTAGCCTCAGGCGATACTTGCTGCACAAAGGATTTGCCATCCTTGCGCTGGCGGTTGCCCCAACTCCAATACACGCCAGACTTAGCATACTCAGGATCTGCCACCACTTGCGCAACGCGATCGCCAGCCAATTCCTCTGAGACAAAGCCACCGGTAATATACTTCTGGAACAGGGGAAACAACTTTTGAAATAGGGGATAGTGGTTGCGGAATAGAGCTGTAGTAGCAACACAGCCAGGGTAGAGTGAGTTAAAAATGATGCCCGTAGACTCATGGAACCGGCGGTGTAGCTCGCGCATGGTCAACACGTTGCAGACTTTGCTGTCCTTGTAAGCTTTTACGGGTTCAAACTTTTTGCCATCGATCATGCTAATCGGCTCTTTGAAGCCATCGGCAAAGCCCCGCAGGTCGCCCAAGTCAGGGCGCGGGGGAATCTTGCCGCCCAATTCATTAGGGTTGTGGGTGACGGTGCCTAAGATGACCAAGCGGCGATCGGCAGCAGGTGACTGTTTCAAATCTTCGAGCAGCAGGTTGCAGAGCAGAAAATGACCTAGGTGATTAGTGGCTACGGTCAACTCGTACCCCTCTGGCGATCGCAGCGGCTGCTTGATCAGTGGCATATAGATGGCAGCGTTACAAACCAAAGCTTCTAAACTTCGTCCTAGGGAGCGAAAGGTATTTACGAAGTGGCGAACACTACCGAGGCTAGCCATGTCGATTGGCAGCACAGTATAGGTTCCTTCAGGGATACCCACCCGTTGAATGGCTGCATAGGTCTTCGTTAGGTCGCGACAGGCCATCACTACATGCCAGTTGCCACGCTGTGCCAAGGAACGTGCTGCTTGTAACCCAACCCCTGATGAGGCTCCCGTAATAATCACTGTGGATTTTTGTTGTGCTTCCATGACGTTTTAATACTTGATGAATGAAGTCTTTACTATGGCTCATGTGGAGAATTTTAAAGCACGAGATCTCCCATCAACTGTTGCGTTTTGCGATCGTTCTGGGTCATGTGATCCATACCTGCTAGTAATCACCGTGCTGGAGTGGTTGCAACCCGAAGCCGCTGCGATTATCGCAAAGCATTACCAATGCTGAGTCTAATGCTTTACGATAAAGCTATTGCTTAGAATCAAACCCTGCCCATGAATTTGGTTACTCTTCAAACTTGGTTAGACAATACCTCCTTTGCCATTCTGCTACTGACTATGCTGCTGTACTGGGCATCTGTTGCCTTTCCAGCAATTCCCTATCTGCTGTCGTTAGGCAGCACAGGCATGATGATTGCTAACCTTTGCATTGCGGCGTTACTGGGGGCACGCTGGCTAGAGGCTGGCTATTTCCCCATTAGCAATCTCTACGAGTCTCTATTTTTCTTGGCGTGGGGAATCACTGCCATGCATTTGGTGGCTGAGCGCATGAGTCGCAGCCGCTTGGTGGGGGCAGTAACTGCACCAATCGCGATGGGCATCACTGCCTTTGCTACCCTGTCTTTGCCTGCGGGTATGCAAACCTCTGCTCCCCTAGTCCCGGCATTAAAGTCTAACTGGTTGATGATGCACGTGAGCATTATGATGCTCAGCTACGCTACGCTAATGGTGGGGTCATTGCTAGCGATCGCCTTTTTGATTGTCACCCGTGGGCAAGCGATCGTGCTACGAGGCAGTTCCGTGGGCACAGGCAGCTACCGTGAGGGGCGTGCCCTTTTACACAAATCTGAGCTGACTGCATCCAACTCTGCGTCCGCTAATACCCTAGCAAGTTCTACAGCAGGCGTTGCTACCCTCGCGCCGCCCATTGAGATAGCGACTGTTGAGGCTGTTGCACTTTCCCCCCAGCGTTTGAGCTTGGCAGAAATTTTAGACAACGTTAGCTACCGTATGATTGGTCTGGGCTTTCCGCTGCTGACGATCGGCATCATTGCGGGTGCTGTCTGGGCTAACGAGGCTTGGGGTTCCTACTGGAGCTGGGATCCTAAGGAAACTTGGGCATTGATTACCTGGCTAGTGTTTGCTGCCTACCTCCATGCTCGAATTACCAAGGGTTGGCAGGGTCGGCGACCAGCCATTCTGGCTGGAGCCGGGTTTGTTGTCGTGTGGGTGTGCTATCTGGGGGTAAACCTGCTGGGTAAAGGCTTGCACAGTTACGGTTGGTTCTTGTAACGGCGAATTGACCGTGAGGGGTGAGCATGGTTGGCTCATTGGTCTGGACTCCGCTCCATGCTAGGGTGCATCGGGTATTGCGGGCGCGGCACTTGCTCGAACGTAGGCAAGCTGTGCTCATCGCTGTCTCTGGTGGTCAAGATTCCCTCTGTCTTGCCAAACTATTGTTAGATCTCCAGCCTAAATGGGGATGGACTTTGGGGATCGCCCACTTAGATCACGGTTGGCGTAGCGACTCTAAGGCTAATGCTGACTATGTAGAACAACTAGCTCGCGACTGGCAGGTGCCCATCTATCGAGAGACAGCTACCCAAGTTACTACTAGTGAAGCGGCTGCCCGGCAGTGGCGCTATGCTACGCTAGCAAACCTTGCTCAGACCCATCATTACACTGCCTTGGTTACGGGACATACTGCCAGCGATCGGGCTGAAACCCTTCTCTATAATCTGATTCGGGGTAGTGGCGCTGATGGCTTACAAGCGCTGACTTGGCGCCGCTCTCTAACTCCCTCGGTGCAACTCGTGCGTCCTCTGCTAGAGGTAACCCGGTCTGAAACTGCCGCCTTTTGCCAAGAATTTCGCCTAAAAATTTGGGAAGATTCCACTAACTACGACACTACCTACGCCCGCAATCGCATTCGCCAAGAATTGCTCCCCTACCTCAAAGGTGTGTTCAATCCCCAAGTTGAGCAAGCCCTGGCTCAAACGGCTGAACTATTGCAAGCCGAGGTGGACTACCTAGAACAGGTCACTGACCAGATGCGCCAACAGGTGCAACATCCTGAACGTCCTGGCCTTAACCGCTCTGTGCTGAAATCCCTTCCTCTTGCCATTCAGCGTCGGGTTGTGCGTCAGTTCTTGCTTGGGGTGATGTCTAGCGCCCCTAACTTTGACCAGATTGAGAAGATTGTAGGGTTGGTAACCGCCCCAAACCGATCGCGCACGGATCCTATTGCTGGGGGTACGATCGCCACCGTTGAAGATGACTGGATTTGGCTAGTAAGCCAGGAATCTTGAGCAGTTAGCACATAGGTTTGTCAACTGGACACGCGCCAATCTGGTGCCATACTTAGGGCTTAATGAGATTTAGGGCTTAATTGGATACGATATACTGACACAAACAGCAGGCACGGGGAAATAACAAGGTATGCTGGCGCGGATTTGGAGTGCATCGCTGATTGGTATTGATGCGGTCAAGGTGGGGGTAGAGGTGGATGTTTCTGGTGGGTTGCCCGGAATTGCCGTGGTGGGCTTACCCGATACAGCCGTACAGGAGTCGCGGGAGCGGGTGCGAGCGGCACTGAAAAATGCTGGCTTTGCCTTCCCCATGCGACGAGTAGTGATAAATCTAACGCCTGCTGATCTACGCAAGGAAGGCCCTAGTTTTGATTTACCGATCGCCGTGGGTGTGCTCGCTGCCTCAGAACAAGTGGCTGTGGATCGTTTGGATGACTACCTATTTTTAGGGGAAGTATCCTTAGATGGGGCGCTGCGTCCAGTGGCAGGTGTACTGCCGATCGCAGCCGTTACCCAGTCCTTGGGGATTAGGGCAATGATTGTTCCAGCCGACAATGCTAGGGAAGCGGCGATCGTCAATGGCCTACAAGTCTATGGACTTCAGCACCTATCAGAAGTGGCAGATTTTTTGAACAATCCTGATCGCTACGCCCCGCTGCATATTGACACCTCCCAAGCCATGCAAGCCAAACAGTTCACAGGCTTAGACCTGCGCGATGTCAAAGGCCAAGCCCATGCCCGTCGTGCCCTAGAAATTGCTGCTGCTGG is a genomic window of Cyanobacteriota bacterium containing:
- a CDS encoding RNA polymerase sigma factor SigF — its product is MSISVARELKGESLQLLQDYYRSPCPQLRNQLVEMNMGLVRREAHHWANQCGECYEDLLQVGSIGLIRAIERFDITKGHAFSSFAVPYIRGEIQHYLRDKGSSVKIPRRWAALQRQAASIIQTLQAQLNRYPTDAEIASALDISVQEWQDIVLACRNRVPLSLDAPVRDDGEDGSNSLGELVPDGRYRSFQLAQEDQIRLQQALIQLEKRTRQVLEFVFLYDLTQKETAERLGISAVTVSRQVKKGLTLLRKMMSGFEG
- a CDS encoding ATP-dependent 6-phosphofructokinase; translated protein: MGKHKRIGILTSGGDCAGLNAVIRAVTCHAILHYGWEVIGICRATHGLLQRPPEILPLTVENTHSLLTMGGTILGTTNKGDPFAFSTADGRVVDRSYDIIEGYRLLGLDALIGIGGDGSLAILRKLAQRGGINLVAVPKTIDNDLGITEHCIGADTAVNIATEALDRLHFTAASHSRVMILEVMGRDAGHIAISAGIAGGADIILIPEIPYTIANVCRSIQRLHEMGRNSCLIVVAEAVCTEDGQQVKQVNRHGEARLGGIGQYLADQITECTSADVRVTTLGHVQRGGTPSPLDRVIASAFGVAAVDLIAEGKYDYMVSWQERRVVHVPIIDAIAHYSAVDPNGTLVQTARGLGIYLGDSL
- a CDS encoding class I SAM-dependent methyltransferase — its product is GWEPAMEVEVAAHAVHARIWPDSGANGDARLRQSYHQILKQAIAPTPKAILDLGCSVGMSAFALQAVFPQAQITGLDLSPYFLAIANYRSQQRQNAGSCNLPIRWVHGAAESTGLPEASFDLVSACLLYHELPQSAAHAILREARRLLRPGGYLAIMDMNPRSSVYASMPPYILTLLKSTEPYLDEYFALDIEQAILAAGFQRPAITPNTPRHRTIVAQVK
- a CDS encoding protochlorophyllide reductase; its protein translation is MEAQQKSTVIITGASSGVGLQAARSLAQRGNWHVVMACRDLTKTYAAIQRVGIPEGTYTVLPIDMASLGSVRHFVNTFRSLGRSLEALVCNAAIYMPLIKQPLRSPEGYELTVATNHLGHFLLCNLLLEDLKQSPAADRRLVILGTVTHNPNELGGKIPPRPDLGDLRGFADGFKEPISMIDGKKFEPVKAYKDSKVCNVLTMRELHRRFHESTGIIFNSLYPGCVATTALFRNHYPLFQKLFPLFQKYITGGFVSEELAGDRVAQVVADPEYAKSGVYWSWGNRQRKDGKSFVQQVSPEASDDEKAERMWELSAKLVGLA
- the ccsB gene encoding c-type cytochrome biogenesis protein CcsB, encoding MNLVTLQTWLDNTSFAILLLTMLLYWASVAFPAIPYLLSLGSTGMMIANLCIAALLGARWLEAGYFPISNLYESLFFLAWGITAMHLVAERMSRSRLVGAVTAPIAMGITAFATLSLPAGMQTSAPLVPALKSNWLMMHVSIMMLSYATLMVGSLLAIAFLIVTRGQAIVLRGSSVGTGSYREGRALLHKSELTASNSASANTLASSTAGVATLAPPIEIATVEAVALSPQRLSLAEILDNVSYRMIGLGFPLLTIGIIAGAVWANEAWGSYWSWDPKETWALITWLVFAAYLHARITKGWQGRRPAILAGAGFVVVWVCYLGVNLLGKGLHSYGWFL
- the tilS gene encoding tRNA lysidine(34) synthetase TilS, with amino-acid sequence MVWTPLHARVHRVLRARHLLERRQAVLIAVSGGQDSLCLAKLLLDLQPKWGWTLGIAHLDHGWRSDSKANADYVEQLARDWQVPIYRETATQVTTSEAAARQWRYATLANLAQTHHYTALVTGHTASDRAETLLYNLIRGSGADGLQALTWRRSLTPSVQLVRPLLEVTRSETAAFCQEFRLKIWEDSTNYDTTYARNRIRQELLPYLKGVFNPQVEQALAQTAELLQAEVDYLEQVTDQMRQQVQHPERPGLNRSVLKSLPLAIQRRVVRQFLLGVMSSAPNFDQIEKIVGLVTAPNRSRTDPIAGGTIATVEDDWIWLVSQES